In Pseudoliparis swirei isolate HS2019 ecotype Mariana Trench chromosome 2, NWPU_hadal_v1, whole genome shotgun sequence, the following are encoded in one genomic region:
- the LOC130209602 gene encoding uncharacterized protein C13orf42 — protein MFKKSNNACRPNHHGHRGQDGGGGGGFRSEQDYHSACTIRLVRSTSMLVVGENTGAAAGASTLKRSKSTVSISESTVYYYQRQEDRIWLYSQNQNCLEYLEALVALRRQYTKSVIDLKNSHAKASASSKKKPAPPPPPRAKEEPPASRTKAPAPPGPCSEEDTLRFFDEVIAGCDSEPPRKPYLDDGHADVDFIVASSSAEHDLHSNWVLRVPRAAGGSEQKAVCERANERTAKTKKKKKSLSGSTSSRLRLQRNPIHLPKVVESAFQTLRFKPKLKKSGEA, from the exons ATGTTCAAGAAGAGTAATAATGCGTGCCGTCCCAACCACCACGGACACAGAGGgcaggatggaggtggtggtggtgggtttcGGTCCGAGCAGGACTACCACAGCGCCTGCACCATCAGGCTGGTCCGCAGCACCTCCATGCTGGTGGTGGGAGAGAACACTGGTGCAGCCGCCGGGGCCTCCACTTTAAAACGCAGCAAAAGCACGGTGAGCATCAGCGAGTCCACCGTGTACTACTACCAGAGACAAGAGGACCGCATATGGCTGTACTCTCAGAACCAGAACTGCCTGGAGTACCTGGAAGCGCTCGTGGCTCTGAGGCGACAGTACACCAAGAGCGTGATCGACTTGAAGAATAGCCACGCCAAGGCCTCGGCATCCTCCAAGAAGAAGcctgcgccgccgccgccgccgcgtgcaAAGGAGGAGCCGCCGGCATCCAGAACCAAAGCGCCCGCACCCCCGGGCCCCTGCAGCGAGGAGGACACGTTGCGGTTCTTTGATGAGGTCATCGCCGGCTGCGACAGCGAGCCTCCGCGCAAACCGTATCTGGACGACGGGCACGCAGACGTGGACTTTATAG TGGCTTCCAGCTCGGCCGAACACGACCTCCACTCCAACTGGGTCCTGCGGGTTCCCCGGGCCGCGGGCGGCTCCGAGCAGAAGGCAGTTTGTGAGCGTGCCAACGAACGCACcgcgaagacgaagaagaagaagaagagcctgAGCGGCTCCACCAGCAGCCGACTGCGGCTGCAGAGGAACCCGATCCACCTGCCCAAAGTGGTGGAGAGCGCCTTCCAGACGCTGCGCTTCAagcccaaattaaaaaaaagcggCGAAGCTTGA